In Roseofilum capinflatum BLCC-M114, the DNA window TGGTCGTTGAATATCCCAGCGCGGATGGCGTGGTGATAATTGGCGATCGCCCATCGATAAGGTGTGGCAGTCATAGTTCAATTAAAAATTGTCATGTCCGCGACAGGAGAAAACATTAAAAATGGGGGTTAGTGGTTAATGAACCCGCCTGTTGACTCAGGTAGACTAGGGAGCTAAAACGGTCGAAGTTGGACGATTCGATAACAGGGGTGCATCAACAATCTGCTCTAGGCCCACTTGAGGATGGGTAAGGACGCTTTGCCAATCTACAGTGGCTCGATCGCGATCGGGGCCAGATGCGCTGTGACGTAACTGAGCTAAAGTGGCCAGCAAATCGTACCATAGACCGGCTTGGGCATAGATTTTTGCGCGATCGCGATCGGATTTAGCCATATCCAATTGGGCTTTGACGGGGGCTTGCTCTCCCTCGGCATGGACTACCTGAATCCATCCTTGAGTATAGTCGCTGAATGTATTATTACAAACCAACTGAAACGCCCACAAATAAATTTTTCCTGCTTCGAGTTGTGGTAACTCAGGATAGTTGCTCAGAGGCATACCTAAGATGCCTGACTCCTGATTCAGAGGAACAGAACTTTCAAATTCTGATTTCAAAAATTGATCTTGATTTTGTGCATCGATATCGGCTAAAGTCAAGCCCGATTGAGCCAGTTTTTCTTGATCTAATTCTTGCACAATCAGCATCCCTTGATCGGTCGTATGCTTAGGTAAATACACAAATACAGTTGGTGAATTAGTGAGGGTGCGGCCTACGTTAAATTCAGGAATAATGGCCATCAGTTGACTGTTTTGATCGGTAATACAGGGGCCACGGGTTCCACCGGCTTGACGGCGGCTAGGTAATCCTACTTCTTCTGGTAATTGTAGGTCTTCTAGGGCTAGACTCGGTAGGGGAAAGACGCTCACGCCTAATGCTAAAAGGGTTGCTAATGTCCCTTGAGTGCGAGTCCAGG includes these proteins:
- a CDS encoding DUF928 domain-containing protein produces the protein MLFSWLPSMSWTRTQGTLATLLALGVSVFPLPSLALEDLQLPEEVGLPSRRQAGGTRGPCITDQNSQLMAIIPEFNVGRTLTNSPTVFVYLPKHTTDQGMLIVQELDQEKLAQSGLTLADIDAQNQDQFLKSEFESSVPLNQESGILGMPLSNYPELPQLEAGKIYLWAFQLVCNNTFSDYTQGWIQVVHAEGEQAPVKAQLDMAKSDRDRAKIYAQAGLWYDLLATLAQLRHSASGPDRDRATVDWQSVLTHPQVGLEQIVDAPLLSNRPTSTVLAP